In one Choloepus didactylus isolate mChoDid1 chromosome 1, mChoDid1.pri, whole genome shotgun sequence genomic region, the following are encoded:
- the NAA50 gene encoding N-alpha-acetyltransferase 50 isoform X1 codes for MKGSRIELGDVTPHNIKQLKRLNQVIFPVSYNDKFYKDVLEVGELAKLAYFNDIAVGAVCCRVDHSQNQKRLYIMTLGCLAPYRRLGIGTKMLNHVLNICEKDGTFDNIYLHVQISNESAIDFYRKFGFEIIETKKNYYKRIEPADAHVLQKNLKVPSGQNADVHKTDN; via the exons TAGCCGGATCGAGCTAGGAGATGTGACACCACACAATATTAAACAGTTGAAGAGATTAAACCAAGTCATCTTTCCAGTCAGCTACAATGACAAATTCTACAAGGATGTACTGGAGGTTGGCGAGCTGGCGAAACTTG CCTATTTCAATGATATTGCAGTAGGTGCGGTATGCTGTAGGGTGGATCATTCACAGAATCAGAAGAGACTTTACATCATGACACTAGGATGTCTGGCACCTTACCGAAGGCTAGGAAtag GAACTAAAATGTTAAATCATGTCTTAAACATCTGTGAAAAAGATGGCACTTTTGACAACATCTATCt GCATGTCCAGATCAGCAATGAGTCAGCAATTGACTTCTACAGGAAGTTTGGCTTTGAGATTATTGAGACAAAGAAGAACTATTATAAGAGGATAGAGCCTGCAGATGCTCATGTGTTGCAGAAAAACCTCAAAGTCCCTTCTGGCCAGAATGCAGATGTGCATAAAACAGATAACTGA
- the NAA50 gene encoding N-alpha-acetyltransferase 50 isoform X2, whose product MKGRIELGDVTPHNIKQLKRLNQVIFPVSYNDKFYKDVLEVGELAKLAYFNDIAVGAVCCRVDHSQNQKRLYIMTLGCLAPYRRLGIGTKMLNHVLNICEKDGTFDNIYLHVQISNESAIDFYRKFGFEIIETKKNYYKRIEPADAHVLQKNLKVPSGQNADVHKTDN is encoded by the exons CCGGATCGAGCTAGGAGATGTGACACCACACAATATTAAACAGTTGAAGAGATTAAACCAAGTCATCTTTCCAGTCAGCTACAATGACAAATTCTACAAGGATGTACTGGAGGTTGGCGAGCTGGCGAAACTTG CCTATTTCAATGATATTGCAGTAGGTGCGGTATGCTGTAGGGTGGATCATTCACAGAATCAGAAGAGACTTTACATCATGACACTAGGATGTCTGGCACCTTACCGAAGGCTAGGAAtag GAACTAAAATGTTAAATCATGTCTTAAACATCTGTGAAAAAGATGGCACTTTTGACAACATCTATCt GCATGTCCAGATCAGCAATGAGTCAGCAATTGACTTCTACAGGAAGTTTGGCTTTGAGATTATTGAGACAAAGAAGAACTATTATAAGAGGATAGAGCCTGCAGATGCTCATGTGTTGCAGAAAAACCTCAAAGTCCCTTCTGGCCAGAATGCAGATGTGCATAAAACAGATAACTGA